The Anaerolineae bacterium region GGAGAGGCCCGTCAGAAGAGGACCTACGGCGTAGCTGCGCTTGAGAAGGTGTGGCGGGGACTGGGGGTGGTGGGGTGAGGATCACGTTCGACAGTGAAGTGGATGCCCTGTACATTGGTTTCATCGAGACCACCGTAACCGCAGTGCCTGTGGCCGAGGACATCGCCGTGGACTACGCCGCGGACGGGCGAATCGCCGGTATAGAGACTTCCGATGCGCCCCAGCGCTTCGGCGACCCGGGCGTGTTCCGGCGCGTGGCCCTGGCACTGCCTGTCGGGATCCAAGAGCCGAGTGGGGCGCGCCTACCGGAGGGCGTTGAGCCATGAGCACTGATCTCGAGATTCTGCGCCAGGGCCTGCGTCGCCGCGAGGAAGAGCAGAAGCAAGCCCTGACCGGGCGCCGCGAGCGCG contains the following coding sequences:
- a CDS encoding DUF2283 domain-containing protein, which produces MRITFDSEVDALYIGFIETTVTAVPVAEDIAVDYAADGRIAGIETSDAPQRFGDPGVFRRVALALPVGIQEPSGARLPEGVEP